One region of Diabrotica undecimpunctata isolate CICGRU chromosome 6, icDiaUnde3, whole genome shotgun sequence genomic DNA includes:
- the LOC140444310 gene encoding uncharacterized protein: protein MEAGMRKAAIAVGPPLYDDVQLARLLQREHLLTVIGTLRKNKPQIPLVLTQQGPEKTSMFAFQEKCTLVSYVPRKGKNVLVISTMHYDDNIDNSTGKPEIIIEHNKTI, encoded by the coding sequence atggaggctggaATGCGgaaagcggcaatcgccgtaggacccccgttatatgatgatgttCAGCTCGCGCGATTACTTCAACGTGAACATCTTTTAACTGTTATAGGAACGTTACGAAAAAATAAACCTCAAATTCCTCTAGTGCTAACACAACAAGGGCCAGAAAAAACCAGTATGTTCGCATTTCAAGAGAAGTGTACCCTTGTATCGTATGTACCCCGAAAAGGTAAAAATGTTTTAGTGATATCTACTATGCATTACGACGACAACATTGATAATTCAACAGGTAAACCAGAAATAATCATAGAACATAATAAGACTATATGA